The Candidatus Omnitrophota bacterium nucleotide sequence TTAAGGCTGTTCCATGAAGGCAATAACGGATTTGGGGCGCCAAGCATGAACACCCTGACCATTATTACAAAAGCGAATATGATAAGAACGGGCATGGCGATCTTGCATAATCTTTCAATGCCGACTTTTATGCCGCGTGTGATTACCGCCATATTTAGCGCGAAGGTGGCAAGAAAAAAACAATAAGCTGTGTAAATACCTCTAAAATGCCCTCCCTGCGTAAGCCCCTGAAAACCCCTTAGAAAATCCGTCATACCCGATTGAGTTCGTATACCGTTATAAGCGCCGGTCATTGAAAATACGCTGTAGGCAAAGCACCAGGACTCAATATACAAATAATAGACAAATATAACCATCGGGCCGAATATGCCTATCACGCCAAAGTATTTTATAAAACGGTTTTTTTGCCACATGCTGTGGAATGCGCCCGGCGCGGTAGAATGCTCAAACCCGCCGCCATATCTTCCTATCGTCCACTCTATCCACATAAGCGGTATGCCTAATAGAAAAAAAGACAAAAAATAAGGTATCATAAACGCGCCGCCGCCGTTCTGCGCCGCCTGAACCGGAAAGCGCAAAAAATTGCCTAAGCCTACAGCACTGCCTGCCACGGCAAAAATTATACCCAGTTTTGAACCCCACTGCTGCCTTTTTTTCACTGCTTGATACTCCGGTTATCGCGGGCCGCGGTTTTTGGATACTTTACCCGCATAAGGCAAAGCCCCTTCGCGGGGGCCGTAGGCCCTGCCTCGCGCCTGTCTCTGGCCTTTAAAATATCTCTAATATGTTCGGGTTGTATCTTTCCCCTGCCAATTTCTACAAGTGTCCCAACAATATTACGCACCATATTATAAAGAAAACCATCAGCTTCAATATACATACTGATGACATTGCCCCTCCGGCTTATAGACAGGCTTATTATTTCGCGCACCGGATCTATTTTTTTGCCGCCAGAGGCCTGAAAAGACCTGAAATCATGCCTGCCTATCAAAACCCGCGAAGCTGATATCATTAAATCGTGATTAATCTTGTAAGGTATATGATATTGATATAACCTGTCAAAAAGAGGCGCGCAAGGGCAGTTAAATATGCGGTAACGGTAGAGCTTTGAAATCGCGTCAAACCTTGAATGAAAGCTTTCCTTAACGTCAGTAACACTTGTGATAACGATATCTCTAGGTAAAACACTGTTTAAAGCGCGCAGGATACGGTTGCAAGGCATTGAATTATTCAGCTTGAAATTTGCCACCTGGCCCAAGGCATGAACGCCCGCATCGGTACGCCCGGAACCTATAACCTTTACCCTGGCTGTAAATATACCGCTTAAAGCGGTTTCTATCTCATGTTGTATGGTCTTCTGCGGATATGACGCCCCGGCCCCTTTGGCCTGTATCTGCCATCCTTTATAGTTTGTACCATCATAGGCTATGTTCAGCCTGATATTTCTCATTATATCCCTGGATTGGCACAGCCCCTGGGCCTTGTTGTTATGCTATCTCTTCTTAACCAGGACTTCTGCTATCTGGACGGCATTTAAGGCAGCCCCTTTTAATAGGTTATCGGAAACAATCCACAGGTTTAAACCGTTTTTGATACTCTCGTCCCTCCGTATCCTGCCTACATA carries:
- the truA gene encoding tRNA pseudouridine(38-40) synthase TruA, which gives rise to MRNIRLNIAYDGTNYKGWQIQAKGAGASYPQKTIQHEIETALSGIFTARVKVIGSGRTDAGVHALGQVANFKLNNSMPCNRILRALNSVLPRDIVITSVTDVKESFHSRFDAISKLYRYRIFNCPCAPLFDRLYQYHIPYKINHDLMISASRVLIGRHDFRSFQASGGKKIDPVREIISLSISRRGNVISMYIEADGFLYNMVRNIVGTLVEIGRGKIQPEHIRDILKARDRREAGPTAPAKGLCLMRVKYPKTAARDNRSIKQ